One window of Gemmatimonadaceae bacterium genomic DNA carries:
- a CDS encoding SPOR domain-containing protein, whose amino-acid sequence MSRMFWCGAILALCPVVATAQGTTGLNPVYRRAQTMVNDGNAAQGRALVDSMIAVTAPGSNNYAEGIYWRAVLAATAADAEMDYKRIVVDYPLSPRVEDALIRLAQLEIARANYDGALRHLNRLATEHPQSPVRARAAYWMARAMFEKNDVQGGCSATADALGRTSEDDAELRNQINYLNQRCAGVVLAGPALSPPASVATASVTADPGTAPVAADSTKVAVTAPVAATPEPVKVTPPRQQVSQPSAKPRDTEPSMIEPSAALARGNRGYSVQVAAYNVKSQADAMVAKLKKSGYEARVDGTSAPFRVRIGRYATQAQASAVQRSLKAKQITGFVVQANTR is encoded by the coding sequence ATGTCGAGAATGTTCTGGTGTGGAGCGATCCTGGCACTATGCCCGGTCGTCGCGACGGCGCAGGGAACCACCGGTCTGAATCCTGTCTACAGGAGGGCGCAGACGATGGTGAATGATGGAAATGCCGCGCAGGGACGCGCACTCGTGGACTCGATGATTGCGGTCACTGCTCCGGGATCCAACAATTACGCTGAAGGCATCTACTGGCGTGCGGTGCTTGCAGCGACCGCGGCCGACGCGGAGATGGATTACAAGCGGATCGTGGTGGATTACCCACTTTCGCCAAGGGTCGAGGACGCGCTGATCCGGCTCGCGCAGCTGGAGATCGCGCGCGCGAACTACGATGGTGCACTGCGGCACCTGAATCGCCTGGCTACGGAACATCCCCAGAGTCCGGTACGGGCACGTGCCGCCTACTGGATGGCGCGAGCCATGTTCGAGAAAAACGATGTTCAAGGCGGATGCAGCGCGACCGCTGATGCTCTCGGGCGCACGAGTGAAGACGATGCCGAGCTGCGGAATCAGATCAACTATCTGAACCAGCGGTGTGCAGGCGTGGTACTGGCGGGGCCGGCACTGTCACCGCCGGCTTCTGTAGCCACTGCTTCCGTAACGGCAGATCCGGGTACGGCTCCAGTTGCGGCGGACAGTACGAAGGTCGCGGTCACAGCGCCCGTCGCAGCCACTCCCGAACCGGTAAAAGTAACGCCACCCCGACAGCAGGTATCGCAGCCTTCTGCAAAGCCACGTGATACCGAGCCGAGCATGATTGAGCCGAGCGCTGCGCTGGCGAGGGGCAATCGCGGTTACTCGGTTCAGGTTGCGGCCTACAACGTGAAGTCGCAGGCGGACGCGATGGTCGCCAAACTGAAGAAGAGCGGCTACGAAGCGCGCGTAGATGGAACCAGCGCGCCGTTCAGGGTTCGCATCGGCAGGTACGCGACACAGGCGCAAGCGAGCGCCGTCCAGCGGTCACTCAAGGCGAAGCAAATAACCGGGTTCGTTGTACAGGCCAACACCCGGTGA